Proteins from a single region of Chrysemys picta bellii isolate R12L10 chromosome 9, ASM1138683v2, whole genome shotgun sequence:
- the LOC135973721 gene encoding fibrinogen-like protein 1-like protein: protein MAARCPCLLLLAGLLALSAPVLTLEIHNLNILKGPTHAIRNIHPKHLKAVWPKDCSEITWNRVSGVFVIQPTGFHQIVVYCDLNSTSEGWTVLQRNRHDTQITWAESWSTYKYGFGNVQDDYWLGTEYIYRIAKQKVYQVRFVIHDSSGTMKYADYNLFGLEDESNGYRLRLGSYTGTAGDAMTSNNPTTVHDNMKFSAKDLDQDTSSGNCASSYEGGWWYLACHSVRLNVKGSITWGSFCSGNCQASAILIKPASYC, encoded by the exons atgg CTGCCCGGTGCCCTTGTCTCCTGCTCCTCGCCGGCCTGCTGGCCCTGTCAGCCCCAGTTCTCACCCTGGAAATACACAACCTGAACATCTTAAAGGGACCCACCCATGCAATCCGGAACATCCACCCAAAGCACCTGAAGGCAG TCTGGCCCAAGGACTGCAGCGAGATAACCTGGAACAGGGTCAGTGGCGTCTTCGTCATCCAGCCCACAGGATTCCACCAGATTGTCGTTTACTGTGACTTGAACAGCACCAGCGAGGGCTGGACGGTCCTCCAGCGGAACCGGCACGACACACAGATCACCTGGgctgagtcctggagcacctacaagtacggctttggcaACGTGCAGGATGACTACTGGCTGGGGACGGAGTACATCTATCGGATCGCCAAGCAGAAGGTCTACCAGGTCAGGTTTGTCATCCACGATTCATCCGGCACCATGAAATACGCAGACTACAACCTCTTCGGTCTGGAAGACGAGTCCAATGGCTACAGGCTGAGGCTGGGCTCTTACACTGGGACTGCAGGGGACGCCATGACTTCAAACAATCCTACCACCGTGCATGACAACATGAAGTTCTCTGCTAAAGACCTGGATCAGGACACTTCCAGTGGGAACTGTGCGTCTAGCTATGAGGGGGGCTGGTGGTACTTGGCTTGTCATTCTGTTCGACTGAACGTCAAAGGGAGCATCACTTGGGGTAGTTTCTGTAGTGGGAACTGCCAAGCCTCTGCCATCCTCATCAAACCAGCGTCCTACTGTTag